A window of the Natronomonas salina genome harbors these coding sequences:
- a CDS encoding SDR family NAD(P)-dependent oxidoreductase, which translates to MPTDQFSVDGRNAIVTGASQGIGRTIAERLAADGANVAICSRSQDRVDPVAEGIREDGGTALAVECNVREPDEVEAFVEATVEEFGGVDLLVNNAGGEFVAPFEDISENGWKSIVDLNLHGTFHCTQAAGEYMREDDGGCIVNMSSVNGQHAAPNESHYSASKAAIIRLTETLATEWSKYGVRVNCVAPGLIQTPGVAETLGIDSEDMPPRETVDRRIGHTEDIADVVQFLASDAAAFMTGETVTVKGVPRPGNSFSVDLGLE; encoded by the coding sequence ATGCCAACCGACCAGTTCAGCGTCGACGGTCGCAACGCCATCGTCACCGGCGCCTCCCAGGGCATCGGTCGAACCATCGCCGAGCGGCTCGCCGCCGACGGCGCGAACGTCGCCATCTGCTCGCGGTCGCAGGACCGCGTCGACCCGGTCGCAGAGGGCATCCGCGAGGACGGCGGCACCGCACTGGCCGTCGAGTGCAACGTCCGCGAACCCGACGAGGTCGAGGCCTTCGTCGAGGCGACCGTCGAGGAGTTCGGCGGCGTCGACCTCCTCGTGAACAACGCCGGCGGCGAGTTCGTCGCCCCCTTCGAGGACATCTCCGAGAACGGCTGGAAGTCCATCGTCGACCTCAACCTCCACGGCACCTTCCACTGCACGCAGGCCGCCGGCGAGTACATGCGCGAGGACGACGGCGGCTGCATCGTCAACATGTCCAGCGTGAACGGCCAGCACGCCGCGCCGAACGAGAGCCACTACAGCGCCTCGAAGGCCGCCATCATCCGGCTGACCGAGACGCTGGCGACCGAGTGGTCGAAGTACGGCGTCCGCGTCAACTGCGTCGCCCCGGGGCTCATCCAGACGCCCGGCGTCGCCGAGACCCTCGGCATCGACAGCGAGGATATGCCGCCCCGCGAGACGGTCGACCGACGTATCGGCCACACGGAGGACATCGCCGACGTCGTGCAGTTCCTCGCCAGTGACGCCGCGGCGTTCATGACCGGCGAGACGGTCACCGTCAAAGGCGTCCCACGGCCGGGTAACAGCTTCAGCGTCGACCTCGGACTGGAGTGA
- the sucD gene encoding succinate--CoA ligase subunit alpha, with the protein MSILVDNDSRVLVQGITGGEGKFHTRQMVEYGTNVVAGAVPGKGGQEVDGIPVYDTVSGAAREEDADTSVVFVPPAFAADALLEALDAPLDLVVAITEGIPQQDMAKVYKKLGETDTTLVGPNCPGVITPGEAKLGILPGNIFSDGEVGLVSRSGTLTYQVVDNLTQRGIGQTTAVGIGGDPIIGTDFVDALEMFENDPETKAVAMCGEIGGEDEEEAARFIGEYMDTPVAGFIAGRTAPPGKRMGHAGAIVSGGGGTGTAQSKIDALNDAGVPVGDTPDEVVDHIEDFL; encoded by the coding sequence ATGAGCATCCTAGTCGACAACGACAGCCGCGTCCTGGTACAGGGCATCACCGGCGGGGAGGGCAAGTTCCACACCCGCCAGATGGTGGAGTACGGAACCAACGTCGTCGCCGGCGCCGTCCCCGGCAAGGGCGGCCAGGAGGTCGACGGCATCCCGGTGTACGACACCGTCTCCGGGGCCGCCCGCGAGGAGGACGCCGACACGTCGGTCGTCTTCGTCCCGCCGGCCTTCGCCGCCGACGCGCTGCTGGAGGCCCTCGACGCGCCGCTGGACCTCGTCGTCGCCATCACCGAGGGCATCCCCCAGCAGGACATGGCCAAGGTCTACAAGAAGCTCGGCGAGACCGACACCACGCTGGTCGGTCCGAACTGCCCCGGCGTCATCACGCCCGGCGAGGCCAAGCTCGGCATCCTACCGGGCAACATCTTCTCCGACGGCGAGGTCGGCCTGGTCTCCCGCTCTGGCACCCTGACCTACCAGGTCGTCGACAACCTCACCCAGCGCGGCATCGGCCAGACCACCGCCGTCGGCATCGGCGGCGACCCGATCATCGGCACCGACTTCGTCGACGCCCTCGAGATGTTCGAGAACGACCCCGAGACGAAGGCGGTCGCGATGTGCGGCGAGATCGGCGGCGAGGACGAGGAGGAGGCCGCCCGGTTCATCGGCGAGTACATGGACACCCCCGTCGCGGGCTTCATCGCCGGCCGTACCGCGCCGCCGGGCAAGCGGATGGGCCACGCCGGCGCCATCGTCTCCGGCGGCGGCGGCACCGGCACCGCCCAGTCGAAGATCGACGCGCTCAACGACGCGGGCGTCCCGGTCGGCGACACCCCCGACGAGGTCGTCGACCACATCGAGGACTTCCTCTAG
- the sucC gene encoding ADP-forming succinate--CoA ligase subunit beta, giving the protein MKLHEYQAKGVFADAGVPVPDSQLASTVDEAVAAADEIGYPVAIKAQVQVGGRGKAGGIELVEDADEAREAAEKIIGMDLKGLHVDRVLVEAAVDFVNELYVGVTMDRNEGEPVAMVSTRGGVNIEEVAAEDPEAITREHVDPVFGMQSYEARKAVYEAGVDREVAGDVASILRTLFQLWDDKDATEIEVNPLMITSDDEVVAADAVMNIDEDALFRQPDLAKMEEEAAEDDLEAKANEYGFDYVRLSGNTGIIGNGAGLVMTTLDLVDHYGGAPANFLDIGGGAKAERVTNALDMVFSDENVDSVVFNIFGGITRGDEVAKGINEALEQFDEIPKPVVVRLAGTNAEEGMEILNTDLVTVEKTLEDAVQRAVQYAEEEQQ; this is encoded by the coding sequence ATGAAGCTACACGAATACCAAGCGAAGGGTGTCTTCGCCGACGCCGGGGTGCCGGTCCCGGACTCCCAGCTGGCCTCGACCGTCGACGAGGCGGTCGCGGCAGCTGACGAGATCGGCTACCCCGTCGCGATCAAGGCGCAGGTACAGGTCGGCGGCCGCGGGAAGGCCGGCGGCATCGAGCTCGTCGAGGACGCCGACGAGGCCCGCGAGGCGGCCGAGAAGATCATCGGGATGGACCTCAAGGGGCTCCACGTCGACCGCGTGCTCGTCGAGGCCGCCGTCGACTTCGTCAACGAGCTGTACGTCGGCGTGACGATGGACCGCAACGAGGGCGAGCCCGTGGCGATGGTCTCGACCCGCGGCGGCGTGAACATCGAGGAGGTCGCCGCCGAGGACCCCGAGGCCATCACGCGCGAGCACGTCGACCCCGTCTTCGGGATGCAGTCCTACGAGGCGCGGAAGGCCGTCTACGAGGCCGGCGTCGACCGCGAGGTCGCCGGCGACGTCGCCTCCATCCTCCGGACGCTCTTCCAGCTGTGGGACGACAAGGACGCCACGGAGATCGAGGTCAACCCGCTGATGATCACCTCGGACGACGAGGTCGTCGCGGCCGACGCCGTCATGAACATCGACGAGGACGCGCTGTTCCGCCAGCCCGACCTCGCGAAGATGGAGGAGGAGGCCGCAGAGGACGACCTCGAGGCCAAGGCCAACGAGTACGGCTTCGACTACGTCCGCCTCTCCGGCAACACGGGCATCATCGGCAACGGCGCCGGGCTCGTGATGACGACGCTGGACCTCGTCGACCACTACGGCGGCGCGCCCGCCAACTTCCTCGACATCGGCGGCGGCGCGAAGGCCGAGCGCGTGACGAACGCCCTCGACATGGTCTTCTCCGACGAGAACGTCGACAGCGTCGTCTTCAACATCTTCGGGGGCATCACCCGCGGCGACGAGGTCGCGAAGGGTATCAACGAGGCCCTCGAGCAGTTCGACGAGATCCCCAAGCCCGTCGTCGTCCGGCTCGCCGGCACGAACGCAGAGGAGGGCATGGAGATCCTGAACACCGACCTCGTGACCGTCGAGAAGACGCTGGAGGACGCCGTCCAGCGTGCGGTCCAGTACGCCGAGGAGGAACAACAATGA